One genomic region from Epinephelus moara isolate mb chromosome 8, YSFRI_EMoa_1.0, whole genome shotgun sequence encodes:
- the arhgap25 gene encoding rho GTPase-activating protein 25 has protein sequence MSLKLPRNWDFSTFKAETARIARSRSVIPGEGGSGPGSPRSPRSMERPLKAGWLKKQQRSLVKNWQQRYFVLRGSTLTYHKDDKETTVQGVIQLRFSKVNELPPNSDDPGKYLFEIIPRATGDRERCPYVFMANSQSDMEEWVRTLRRVIGVPTSGVFGKSLMDTVAYEHRFGPHLVPILVQKCVEFIKEHGLDEEGIFRLPGQDNAVKQFRDAFDAGERPSFPSDTDVHTVASLLKLYLRELPEPVVPWTQYQDFLDCTNLLDPSSSEGLEKLEKQIALLPRNNYNLLSYVCRFLFEVQLHSKVNKMNVENLATVMGINLLKPQIEDPITVMKATPQIQKLMTVMIRQHETLFPLSKDVLPSPPLNKAESQKNTPRSFVGWESAEMGDASLSESPEEEEDNDSPGPRRGNSSPQSMPQEPCSPSTPSTDDWLGSPRKRTQTLPTFNCPLTGMAAKADALNRWSHIQESVEEKSGTLSEDIFKILDLRSSGSLFGGSQMSNKEGEDRLTARRGSDNTGSTTSGSQKPDSDSWTAQALARQKSAGNLTVSSSLQQVNSRSEQKKDTQPLVDSLQQENKELKATVAELQSALEAERRRVAALEICLRNAERSRDEAQKRNEELQRDIQQFLTKAPQAPT, from the exons ATGTCTCTGAAACTACCTCGCAACTGGGACTTCAGCACCTTCAAGGCTGAGACAGCTCGCATAG CACGATCCAGGAGTGTGATACCTGGAGAAGGAGGCTCTGGCCCGGGCTCACCGCGCTCCCCCAGGTCCATGGAGAGGCCGCTGAAGGCCGGCTGGCTCAAGAAACAGCAGAGGTCTTTAGTGAAGAACTGGCAGCAGCGTTATTTTGTGCTGAGAGGAAGCACTCTGACCTACCACAAAGATGACAAGGAGACAACTGTCCAG GGAGTCATCCAGCTGCGGTTCAGTAAAGTTAATGAACTCCCCCCGAACTCAGACGACCCCGGGAAGTACCTCTTCGAGATCATACCAC GTGCAACTGGAGACAGAGAGCGATGTCCCTATGTGTTCATGGCAAACTCCCAGAGCGACATGGAGGAGTGGGTCCGCACTCTGCGCAGGGTCATTGGAGTACCAACAAGTGGAG TGTTTGGAAAGAGTCTCATGGACACAGTAGCATATGAGCACCGGTTTGGGCCTCACCTGGTGCCAATCCTAGTGCAGAAGTGTGTGGAGTTCATCAAAGAACATGGCCTAGATGAGGAAGGCATCTTCCGTCTCCCGGGTCAGGACAATGCTGTGAAACAGTTCAGAGACGCCTTTGATGCAGGAGAGAGGCCCTCTTTCCCCAG TGACACAGATGTCCACACAGTGGCGTCGCTGCTCAAGCTCTACCTGCGTGAGCTTCCTGAGCCAGTGGTGCCCTGGACTCAGTACCAAGACTTCCTGGACTGCACCAACCTGCTGGACCCCAGCAGTTCAGAG GGTTTGGAAAAACTGGAGAAACAAATTGCTCTTCTTCCCAGAAACAACTACAACCTTCTCAGTTATGTCTGTCG GTTTTTGTTTGAGGTGCAGCTGCACTCCAAGGTGAATAAGATGAATGTGGAGAACTTGGCTACAGTGATGGGGATCAACCTGCTTAAACCTCAGATAGAAGATCCCATCACTGTGATGAAGG cAACGCCTCAGATCCAGAagctgatgacagtgatgatcaGACAGCATGAgactctgtttcctctgtctaaAGACGTGTTGCCCTCCCCTCCCTTAAACAAGGCTGAAAGCCAGAAGAACACTCCCAGAAGCTTTGTGGGCTGGGAGTCTGCAGAG ATGGGTGATGCATCTCTGTCTGAGTCtccagaagaggaggaggacaacgACAGTCCAGGTCCAAGGAGAGGAAACAGCAGCCCCCAAAGCATGCCTCAGGAACCTTGCTCACCTTCCACACCTTCCACAGACGACTGGCTCGGAAGTCCCCGCAAACGCACCCAGACCCTACCCACCTTCAACTGCCCCCTCACCGGGATGGCAGCCAAGGCAGACGCCCTCAACCGGTGGAGTCACATCCAGGAGAGTGTGGAGGAGAAGAGTGGGACATTGTCAGAAGACATTTTTAAGATCCTAGACCTCCGGAGTTCAGGCTCATTGTTTGGGGGGTCTCAAATGAGTAACAAGGAGGGAGAGGATAGGTTAACAGCCCGAAGAGGAAGTGACAACACAGGTTCTACTACTAGTGGCTCCCAAAAACCTGACAGCGACTCCTGGACTGCCCAGGCGCTGGCTCGTCAAAAGAGTGCAGGGAACCTGACAGTGAGCAGTTCACTCCAGCAGGTCAACAGCAGGTCTGAGCAGAAGAAAGACACCCAGCCGCTTGTAGACAG TCTGCAGCAGGAGAACAAGGAgctgaaggccacagtggcagAGCTCCAGTCTGCTCTGGAGGCAGAACGCCGCCGTGTGGCTGCTCTTGAGATCTGCCTGAGAAATGCTGAGCGCAGCCGCGACGAGGCCCAGAAACGCAACgaggagctgcagagagacATTCAGCAGTTCCTCACCAAAGCGCCACAAGCTCCCACCTAA
- the bmp10 gene encoding bone morphogenetic protein 10, translating into MASIWVSQLGTICNSKTLLLLFSILLLHWPLCGQSSPISNTHQRYRPAPGLGDGHGGVVDPSLLEQDNNNMNMQSLLESLKEQFLRTFNLSGLGPPHLAPGSAREEPPEYMMELYNRFANDHTAMPTANIIRSFKNEDSSPSVVGVGGVRRHPLLFNVSVPHHERVTAAELRLYTLVQTDRHLYAGVDRKVTVYELELQVGDDNVTDENTMRGDGFRGGEEQIELVELASRQVYGTDNGWEAFDLTAAVQRWRRSDRGTTHQLEVHIASIADEDNVQSMMKDNKDRNPPEGDMKIDTSPEEKHKPLLIVFSDDQSSDHRDDKRELNEMIDHETSNMVLQNDLGTGLNGLWGELGRDRDERDEEAEPDEEDLIQMRSNLIYDTASRIRRNAKGNHCKKQSLYVEFKDIGWDSWILAPTGYDAFECTGICSFPLTKHVTPTKHAIVQTLININSPQKTARACCVPTKLDPISLLYLDDTGVVTYKYKFEGMVVAECGCR; encoded by the exons ATGGCGAGCATTTGGGTCTCTCAACTGGGAACCATCTGCAACTCCAAGACTTTGCTCTTGCTGTTTTCCATCCTGCTACTCCACTGGCCACTCTGTGGACAGAGCAGCCCAATCTCCAATACCCATCAGAGGTATCGCCCCGCTCCTGGGCTGGGAGACGGGCATGGGGGGGTGGTGGATCCATCACTGCTTgagcaggacaacaacaacatgaacaTGCAGAGCCTGCTGGAGAGCCTAAAGGAACAGTTTCTGCGGACTTTCAACCTGTCTGGCTTGGGTCCTCCTCACCTGGCCCCTGGGAGTGCACGAGAGGAGCCGCCTGAGTACATGATGGAGCTTTACAACCGTTTTGCTAATGACCACACTGCCATGCCCACTGCCAACATCATCCGCAGCTTCAAAAATGAAG ATTCATCTCCCAGTGTTGTGGGCGTTGGAGGAGTAAGGCGTcacccactcctcttcaatgtgTCAGTTCCCCATCATGAACGTGTCACAGCAGCCGAGCTTCGCCTCTACACCCTTGTCCAGACTGACCGCCACCTCTATGCTGGTGTCGACCGCAAGGTCACTGTCTACGAACTGGAGTTGCAGGTTGGAGACGACAATGTGACTGATGAGAACACCATGAGAGGTGATGGATTCAGAGGGGGAGAAGAGCAGATAGAGCTAGTGGAGTTGGCTTCACGCCAGGTCTACGGCACAGATAATGGCTGGGAGGCCTTTGACCTCACTGCTGCTGTTCAACGCTGGCGCAGATCTGACCGTGGCACCACGCACCAGTTGGAGGTACACATTGCCAGCATAGCTGATGAAGATAATGTTCAAAGTATGATGAAGGACAACAAAGACAGGAATCCACCTGAAGGGGACATGAAGATTGACACCAGCCcggaagaaaaacacaaacctcTGCTGATTGTTTTTTCTGATGACCAAAGTAGCGATCACCGTGATGACAAACGCGAGCTGAACGAGATGATTGACCATGAAACCTCTAACATGGTTCTCCAGAATGACTTGGGGACGGGCCTGAATGGGCTGTGGGGGGAGCTGGGGAGGGACAGGGATGAAAGAGATGAAGAAGCAGAGCCAGATGAAGAGGACCTCATCCAAATGCGCTCCAATCTGATCTACGACACAGCATCCCGCATTCGGCGCAATGCCAAGGGAAACCACTGCAAGAAACAATCTCTGTACGTAGAGTTCAAGGACATCGGATGGGACAGTTGGATCCTGGCACCCACTGGTTACGATGCCTTTGAGTGCACTGGCATTTGTTCCTTCCCGCTGACGAAGCATGTCACACCCACCAAGCATGCCATTGTCCAGACATTGATCAACATCAACAGTCCTCAGAAGACGGCACGAGCTTGTTGCGTGCCCACCAAGCTGGACCCCATCTCTCTGCTGTACTTGGATGATACAGGCGTGGTCACCTACAAGTACAAGTTTGAAGGCATGGTGGTGGCTGAGTGTGGCTGCAGATAG